A single Thunnus thynnus chromosome 6, fThuThy2.1, whole genome shotgun sequence DNA region contains:
- the arf3a gene encoding ADP-ribosylation factor 3a, with the protein MGNIFGNLLKSLIGKKEMRILMVGLDAAGKTTILYKLKLGEIVTTIPTIGFNVETVEYKNISFTVWDVGGQDKIRPLWRHYFQNTQGLIFVVDSNDRERVNEAREELMRMLAEDELRDAVLLVFANKQDLPNAMNAAEITDKLGLHSLRHRNWYIQATCATSGDGLYEGLDWLANQLKNKK; encoded by the exons ATGGGAAACATCTTCGGCAACTTGTTGAAGAGCCTCATAGGGAAAAAGGAGATGAGGATTCTCATGGTGGGGCTGGACGCTGCTGGGAAAACCACCATCCTCTACAAGCTGAAGCTGGGGGAGATCGTCACCACCATCCCCACAATTG gTTTCAATGTAGAGACAGTGGAGTACAAGAACATCAGCTTCACCGTGTGGGACGTGGGCGGCCAGGACAAAATCCGTCCCCTGTGGAGGCACTACTTCCAGAACACCCAGG GTTTGATCTTTGTGGTGGACAGCAATGACCGAGAGCGGGTGAATGAAGCTCGAGAGGAACTCATGAGGATGCTGGCTGAGGACGAGCTGCGGGATGCTGTTCTTCTTGTCTTTGCCAACAAACAG GATCTGCCCAACGCCATGAACGCCGCAGAGATCACAGACAAGCTGGGCCTGCACTCCCTCCGCCACCGCAACTGGTACATTCAGGCCACCTGCGCCACCAGTGGAGACGGCCTCTACGAGGGCCTGGACTGGCTGGCCAATCAGCTGAAGAACAAAAAGTGA
- the wnt1 gene encoding protein Wnt-1 → MRSLALLLGVKAACILLVSSLSGTGAVNNSGRWWGIVNVASSSNLLTNSKNVQLVLDPSLALLSRRQRRLIRQNPGILHAIAAGLHTAIKECKWQFRNRRWNCPTTHSPAIFGKIVNRGCRETAFVFAITSAGVTHAVARSCSEGAIESCTCDYRRRGPGGPDWHWGGCSDNVDFGRMFSREFVDSSERGRDLRYLTNLHNNEAGRMTVSSEMRQECKCHGMSGSCTVRTCWMRLPSFRTVGDFLKDRFDGASRVVYANKGSNRASHRADPRHLEPENPAHKPPSAMDLVYFEKSPNFCSYNGKTGTLGTSGRTCNSSSPGLDGCELLCCGRGFKTRTESVTERCHCTFHWCCHVICLNCTSTRTLHQCL, encoded by the exons ATGAGGAGTCTGGCGCTGCTGTTAGGGGTGAAAGCCGCTTGCATCCTACTGGTGTCTTCGCTCTCGGGCACAGGGGCCGTCAACAACAGCGGCCGGTGGTG GGGTATTGTCAATGTGGCCTCCTCATCCAACCTCCTCACCAATTCCAAGAATGTGCAGTTGGTCCTGGACCCAAGCCTGGCTCTACTGAGTCGTCGCCAGCGCCGGCTGATTCGGCAGAATCCTGGCATCTTGCATGCCATTGCCGCTGGGCTGCACACTGCCATAAAGGAGTGCAAGTGGCAGTTCCGCAACCGTCGCTGGAACTGCCCGACCACCCACAGCCCAGCAATATTTGGCAAAATTGTCAATCGTG GTTGCCGAGAGACAGCATTTGTATTTGCCATTACCAGCGCAGGGGTGACCCATGCTGTGGCTCGCTCCTGTTCAGAAGGGGCCATTGAGTCATGCACATGCGATTACCGCCGTAGAGGTCCTGGAGGGCCAGACTGGCACTGGGGGGGCTGCAGTGACAATGTGGACTTTGGCCGGATGTTCAGCCGTGAGTTTGTGGACTCAAGCGAGAGGGGCAGAGATCTGCGCTACCTCACCAACCTACACAATAATGAAGCCGGCAGAATG ACTGTGTCATCAGAGATGCGTCAGGAGTGCAAGTGCCATGGCATGTCAGGCTCCTGCACCGTGCGTACCTGTTGGATGCGCCTACCTAGCTTCCGCACAGTCGGAGACTTCTTAAAGGACCGCTTTGATGGTGCATCCAGAGTTGTTTATGCCAACAAAGGCAGTAACCGAGCTTCTCACCGAGCTGACCCCCGCCATCTGGAACCTGAAAACCCAGCCCACAAACCACCGTCTGCCATGGACCTGGTCTATTTTGAGAAATCACCAAACTTCTGCTCCTACAATGGAAAAACCGGCACTTTGGGAACTTCTGGAAGAACATGTAACAGCTCTTCTCCAGGCCTGGACGGATGTGAGCTGCTCTGCTGTGGACGTGGGTTTAAGACTCGGACCGAGAGCGTGACCGAACGGTGCCACTGCACATTCCACTGGTGCTGTCACGTCATCTGTCTGAACTGCACCAGTACACGAACTTTACACCAGTGTCTATGA
- the wnt10b gene encoding protein Wnt-10b isoform X1: MEMLGGHGHCDAGWLLPWNCHLPKRVLCNDILSLKMAGDPVLTPNSVCLRLAGLSKRQMRMCVRSPDVTASALQGIQVAIHECQHQLRDQRWNCSSLEGLGKLPHHSTILNRGFRESAFSLALLAAGVAHSVASACSMGKLRGCGCEAKRRQDDDKIRLKLTQLQLQTLQKGGVGIGMTRSLPSELNGHHGDLPANLHSTHPSALLKPLPDELSSMQETWEWGGCSHDVRFGDRFSRDWLDSRGSPRDIHARMRIHNNRMGRQIVADNMKRKCKCHGTSGSCQFKTCWHVSPEFRHVGSLLKEKFLSAIFVNSQNKNNGVFNPRTGNGASGSTGGLNGGRRRSMSRELVYFEKSPDFCERDMSVDSPGTQGRICNKTSYSTDSCGSLCCGRGHNILKQTRSERCNCRFHWCCYVLCEECRVTEWVNVCK, translated from the exons ATGGAGATGTTAGGAGGCCACGGCCATTGTGATGCTGGGTGGCTGTTACCCTGGAACTGCCATCTGCCGAAAAG ggTGCTGTGCAATGATATCCTCAGCCTGAAGATGGCAGGAGATCCAGTGCTAACCCCTAACTCGGTGTGCCTGAGGCTGGCAGGCCTCAGTAAGCGTCAGATGCGGATGTGTGTGCGGAGCCCCGACGTGACAGCCTCTGCTCTGCAGGGCATCCAGGTGGCCATCCACGAATGCCAGCACCAGCTCCGCGACCAGCGCTGGAACTGCTCCTCACTGGAGGGCCTCGGCAAGCTGCCCCACCACAGCACCATCCTCAACAGGG GTTTTCGCGAGAGTGCCTTCTCTCTGGCCTTGCTGGCAGCGGGTGTGGCTCACTCTGTGGCCTCGGCCTGCAGCATGGGCAAGCTGCGGGGGTGTGGCTGTGAGGCCAAGCGTCGCCAGGACGATGACAAGATCCGGCTGAAActcacacagctgcagctgcagaccCTGCAGAAGGGTGGGGTAGGAATCGGTATGACACGGTCATTACCCTCGGAGCTGAACGGTCACCATGGTGACCTGCCCGCTAACCTGCACTCCACCCACCCCTCTGCCCTCCTCAAGCCTTTACCAGATGAGCTGAGCTCCATGCAGGAGACCTGGGAGTGGGGAGGCTGCAGTCATGACGTCCGTTTTGGGGACCGTTTCTCCAGGGACTGGCTTGACTCCCGAGGGTCTCCAAGAGACATCCACGCTCGCATGAGGATACATAATAACCGGATGGGACGACAG ATAGTGGCTGATAACATGAAGAGGAAGTGCAAATGTCATGGCACATCAGGGAGCTGTCAGTTTAAGACCTGCTGGCATGTGTCACCAGAGTTCCGGCATGTGGGTTCACTACTAAAGGAAAAGTTCCTGTCAGCCATCTTTGTCAACTCCCAGAACAAGAACAATGGGGTTTTCAACCCCCGAACTGGAAACGGCGCCAGTGGGAGCACAGGAGGACTCAACGGAGGTCGTCGTCGAAGCATGTCTAGAGAGCTGGTGTACTTTGAGAAGTCTCCTGACTTTTGTGAGCGTGACATGTCTGTCGACTCTCCGGGTACGCAGGGACGCATCTGCAACAAAACCAGCTACAGCACAGACAGCTGCGGCTCGCTGTGCTGCGGCCGTGGACACAATATACTGAAACAGACACGCAGCGAACGCTGCAATTGCAGATTTCACTGGTGCTGCTACGTGCTGTGCGAGGAGTGTCGTGTCACAGAGTGGGTCAATGTGTGCAAGTAG
- the wnt10b gene encoding protein Wnt-10b isoform X2 — MELSNKLRWDQFLILAAALMSPALTVLCNDILSLKMAGDPVLTPNSVCLRLAGLSKRQMRMCVRSPDVTASALQGIQVAIHECQHQLRDQRWNCSSLEGLGKLPHHSTILNRGFRESAFSLALLAAGVAHSVASACSMGKLRGCGCEAKRRQDDDKIRLKLTQLQLQTLQKGGVGIGMTRSLPSELNGHHGDLPANLHSTHPSALLKPLPDELSSMQETWEWGGCSHDVRFGDRFSRDWLDSRGSPRDIHARMRIHNNRMGRQIVADNMKRKCKCHGTSGSCQFKTCWHVSPEFRHVGSLLKEKFLSAIFVNSQNKNNGVFNPRTGNGASGSTGGLNGGRRRSMSRELVYFEKSPDFCERDMSVDSPGTQGRICNKTSYSTDSCGSLCCGRGHNILKQTRSERCNCRFHWCCYVLCEECRVTEWVNVCK; from the exons ATGGAGCTATCAAACAAACTCCGTTGGGACCAATTCCTGATTTTGGCAGCAGCACTTATGTCACCTGCATTAAC ggTGCTGTGCAATGATATCCTCAGCCTGAAGATGGCAGGAGATCCAGTGCTAACCCCTAACTCGGTGTGCCTGAGGCTGGCAGGCCTCAGTAAGCGTCAGATGCGGATGTGTGTGCGGAGCCCCGACGTGACAGCCTCTGCTCTGCAGGGCATCCAGGTGGCCATCCACGAATGCCAGCACCAGCTCCGCGACCAGCGCTGGAACTGCTCCTCACTGGAGGGCCTCGGCAAGCTGCCCCACCACAGCACCATCCTCAACAGGG GTTTTCGCGAGAGTGCCTTCTCTCTGGCCTTGCTGGCAGCGGGTGTGGCTCACTCTGTGGCCTCGGCCTGCAGCATGGGCAAGCTGCGGGGGTGTGGCTGTGAGGCCAAGCGTCGCCAGGACGATGACAAGATCCGGCTGAAActcacacagctgcagctgcagaccCTGCAGAAGGGTGGGGTAGGAATCGGTATGACACGGTCATTACCCTCGGAGCTGAACGGTCACCATGGTGACCTGCCCGCTAACCTGCACTCCACCCACCCCTCTGCCCTCCTCAAGCCTTTACCAGATGAGCTGAGCTCCATGCAGGAGACCTGGGAGTGGGGAGGCTGCAGTCATGACGTCCGTTTTGGGGACCGTTTCTCCAGGGACTGGCTTGACTCCCGAGGGTCTCCAAGAGACATCCACGCTCGCATGAGGATACATAATAACCGGATGGGACGACAG ATAGTGGCTGATAACATGAAGAGGAAGTGCAAATGTCATGGCACATCAGGGAGCTGTCAGTTTAAGACCTGCTGGCATGTGTCACCAGAGTTCCGGCATGTGGGTTCACTACTAAAGGAAAAGTTCCTGTCAGCCATCTTTGTCAACTCCCAGAACAAGAACAATGGGGTTTTCAACCCCCGAACTGGAAACGGCGCCAGTGGGAGCACAGGAGGACTCAACGGAGGTCGTCGTCGAAGCATGTCTAGAGAGCTGGTGTACTTTGAGAAGTCTCCTGACTTTTGTGAGCGTGACATGTCTGTCGACTCTCCGGGTACGCAGGGACGCATCTGCAACAAAACCAGCTACAGCACAGACAGCTGCGGCTCGCTGTGCTGCGGCCGTGGACACAATATACTGAAACAGACACGCAGCGAACGCTGCAATTGCAGATTTCACTGGTGCTGCTACGTGCTGTGCGAGGAGTGTCGTGTCACAGAGTGGGTCAATGTGTGCAAGTAG